GCTGGGGTTCCCGGAAGGGTTCCTCGTTACGCCTTATCAATTAGGgatggcccggtgaatattgttGGAAACCTGTGAGCTAGATTGGAAAGCTGTTGAGTAAGTACAATCGGGGGCTTGATGAATGCTTAGACGAAGACAACATCGAGATTGTTGGGTCAAGGCCTGCGTACGTCTCATGGTATGTAGAGCGTCAAGAAGTTACGACGTTGGCGTTGTCAAATGGACCCTCCTGCGGTCGTCTTTAGACCCGACCGGAAAGAACAACTACTTAAATTCCATAAGTACGGTCGGATGTTTAAAGCTGACGATCTGGTCCGGACATGGCTAGCGCTACCTCACCTTGCCTACAGGTCACAGTTTAATCAACATCGTCACACTAAGACTTTGGGTGAGGGCTTACTCGTGATTGGAAAAGTTTGATACAGTCGGAGACAGAGGGTCTCTTTCTTTGTTATATGGTTAAGGCTCTATCCCCTTGTCAAGGTTTTGATCTTTGAACCAAACATTGAAATTATCGATTCACTTGGTGGGTGAGTTCGCATTCATACCTTGACATCAACATGTGTAGGCttacccaatgcgacgatcatatgataagggtgcccagcccaaaccctagtcgtgggTCCAATTTAAAGTGTAAACTTTAGGATACAAACAACTCGTAATTTTATATCACATTTGATAATAACAAATCAAATAATGTAAACgattcaaaattaaaatttaaaaaaaaaaggaggggggggggatttgatggacacataatcTTTCTTATATTGTTTAGATGTTATCCTCAAATATTTCCCTATGGTATCAGATATCACCAATAATGTAAAACATAAACTCACAAGGGAATGTAGCTTTGTATTGGTTTccataaagaagaaagaatgtgAAAAACAAGGACAAACTAAAGCTAACCTATACCCCAACCACTGAACGCTCACAAGCAAGGCATGTATTGACCATTCAGCACATAAAATCCTCATTTCCCTTATCTTCGTACCTTATTTTGTGTCTTCCAAAACCAAAGTCCTCATCATGGAGAAAAGAAGCCGATTCAAAAATGAAGGGCTATTCCAGCATCCACTCTTCCTTCTCATGGCTCTAGCCATGGCCTTCATTTTGATGGATCCCTTTCAGATTGGTCCATTAGGGGGTCATGACTTTAGACCTGTGAAGCACAACATTGCACCTTATGATAAAGTCATGAAGAATTGGCCCAGAGACAATCGGAGCCGGTTGGGGTCAGGGAAGTTGGAGTTTGTGAATGAAGTATATGGTCCTGAGTCTTTGGAGTTCGATCTTAATGGTCGAGGACCATACACAGGGTTGGCAGATGGACGCATTGTGAGATGGATGGGTGATAGTGTTGGTTGGGAGACATTTGCACTTGTTACACCAAATTGGTAAGTTGTTAAACATGAACAGAAACACTAATGAATCAATCAATCTCCTTggtatttaattgattttttcagCCTAAAAAATACTAATGCTTCCTGCAATTGAAACTTTAAAGGTCAGAAAAACTCTGTGCTAACGGAATCCACTCAACGGCATCGAAGCAATCAAAGTTAGAACACCAATGTGGTCGTCCTCTTGGCCTAAGATTTGATAGAGAGACTGGAAACTTGTATGTTGCTGATGCCTACTatggaattttggttgttgGCCCAGAAGGAGGCATTGCCTCTCCTTTGGCAACTCATGTTGAAGGGAAGCCCATCCTCTTCGCCAATGATTTAGATATCCATAGGAATGGTTCCATCTTCTTCACAGACACTAGCAAGAGATACAACAGATTGTAAGTGTTAACTAACTGCAtagaacctttttttttctgactAATTTACCTCACCTTGCTTTGGGTTTAACTGCTGGAATCTGTGGTTTTATAGGCACCACTTCTTCATTTTATTGGAAGGAGAAGCCAGTGGGAGGCTCTTAAGATATGACTCCACTACCAATACAACTCATGTTGTGCTTGATGGTTTGGCGTTTCCCAATGGAGTACAGTTATCGAGGGACCAAACCTTTCTCCTTTTCACGGAGACTACCAATTGCAGGTATAAGAACTAACTTAAGAAACCTCTCTCATATAATTTGACTCAAATAATTTGAGGTTGATTTTGATCTTCTAGATTGGTCTTGGTAATGAACTGTCGGGTCGGGTACACCCCATGATGCATTGGAAATTGTTGTGCATATTGAGGGTGTTAAAATATTTATTGCTTCGTATTTAAAATCCACAAGTTTATTAAGCTGGTGGGTATTGAGTTAATCCGGCTATCAAGTATAATTGCCGCAAGAGGCCACTCCACTTTaaaccaattggttttaagatggaagATTAATATGATATTAGAGCGGGTAAGTTGAACCTCCATCGATGATGGGTCCTGCTCCATCTACGAAGACAGAGCCCACAAGAAGGCTTGCATGTAAGGGAGAGTATTGAGGTAATCCCACATTAACTGTGGATACTATGACTATCAAGTGTAAGACACACAAGAGACCACCCCACTTTGAACCAATTGATTTAAGATGGAAGCTTAATAGTTGGAAATCCTAATCTAGCTTGAGTAAAATTGGTAGGCTCCTCAATGAAATGGAGGCCTTGATTGTGATCGTTTTACAAGTAGGTACCCATCCTTTTCAGAGGGcataaatgaagaagttgagTCCCACGATCCTCTATGTCATGTAACATTTTATGCTGGATTTCGGATCCTATGATCAGACCCTTCTAAAAACATGTGGGATTAACCCCAAGGGGCAACACATTTGGTAAGGGACAAGgcctaaggaagctgaaggtcCTGAGTTTGACTCCGCCTCCCCCCTTGGGGCAACTCGcctgagaggaaactccctggTAAACATGGGGGCTCCAGTATCTCTTGATTCATGTGTGTTGCGGGGTCGTGCATGAGCCCTGGGGGAATTAGTAGGCCAAAGGCCGGACACCTTTAGttccaaacaacaacaacaacaacaacaacaacaacaaaatgtGGGATTACAGTTGGTTTTGGATCTGGTTGTGAAATCCTGGAATATTAGAGGCTCTATATGTCTATTTTTATATAAGAATAAactaaatataaattttttaaatgaaaaatcttgttgtaaccagtgaaaaaaaaaagaaaaaaaaacttgtccTCCAGCTTATTTTATTGCCTTTTTAGTAGAACACATTTCTTCtttaaaataagggtaaaatcctatcatttcactACGAGAATAACATAATACTCAAAATTTCTTCATTATGCTTTGTTTTCAGACTCATGAGATATTGGCTAGAAGGCCCAAGGACAGGAACTGTGGATATTGTTGCTGACTTACCAGGGTTTCCTGATAATGTACGATTAAACGATAAAGGCCAGTTTTGGGTTGCAATTGATTGCTGTCGAACCCCGGCAGAGGAGTTCctctcacaccatccatggaTAAGAAGCATATACTTCCGGTTACCCCTAAAACTGAACTTCTTGGCAAGATTGATGGGAATGAAGATGTACACAGTCATTTCCCTCTTCTGTGAAAAGGGAGACAGCATATTAGAAGTCCTTGAGGATCAAAAGGGTGAAGTGATGAAACTAGTTAGTGAAGTTAAAGAAGTAAATGGGAAGTTATGGATTGGTACTGTAGCCCATAACCACATTGCCACCCTTCTCTACCCTTAAGCCTCCATCCATCATCCCATTGTGCTGTATGAGCTAGTTTGTGCTTACGTTATGTATCTCTCGTTATGCGGTTGCAAATATAGCTGGAATTTTTAAGTGGTGCAAATGTGTAACACATGAGGACCAAGCATAGATCACTCACTAAAGACAAGATTTcaatctctgttttttttattccaagtTTACTAGATCCGGTTAAGTTAGTGCCTATTTCAACTAGCCAACAAATTAAGATACTTCAAAGTAGATGTTTCAgctcaaaattttcttctctttatttccaTTCGCGACCAATCCTATTTTTGGCATTTTGAATTTCAATCtcggctcccttaggccccaataAATATTTTCTAAGACACCGCTTGTACCAAAAGAACTCCTGTAGTAGCAAGGGCCGAAGGAAGAATAACCAGTGTGGCAATAGCTGCGGGAGCAGGTGGTGGTGGACCCACTTGCACTGGGGGTTGCACCGGTTGCCTTTCCCTGGCAATCTCTTGGAGTTGATTGGTCATATTTTATAAAGGTGCGTTGTTCTTGCTATGCGTCTCGATGCTCTCGTTGTATAGCCCGTAGCATGTTCCCCAACAATGCGGCAACATTCGCATTATTGTTAATTGGGGGAGGCACTGGTAACGCCGTATCGAAAACATCACCAGTatcatccctaggaggggaatGGTTCCGGTTGCGGGTGTTGACCATGATGGATACCTGCTTGAATCGTTCCATTATGCATGGTTAGTACAATCAAGACATAGAAGAATATTAATGAATCCCTCAATAAAAATGTACATGCATATCAAAGCTTGGAACAAGGGAAGAAAGGCAAGGAAAGGGTAATAATGATCATTAAACCAACTGGTTGAAGACATAGAGTCAAAAGTCGGTCTCAGTGCGTACGGTTTTCGAACGGAGGCATATGCTACAAGTCCATTCATGAATCCGGTCACAATTTCAACATTTCTTTTTGG
The nucleotide sequence above comes from Telopea speciosissima isolate NSW1024214 ecotype Mountain lineage chromosome 3, Tspe_v1, whole genome shotgun sequence. Encoded proteins:
- the LOC122654074 gene encoding protein STRICTOSIDINE SYNTHASE-LIKE 13, producing MEKRSRFKNEGLFQHPLFLLMALAMAFILMDPFQIGPLGGHDFRPVKHNIAPYDKVMKNWPRDNRSRLGSGKLEFVNEVYGPESLEFDLNGRGPYTGLADGRIVRWMGDSVGWETFALVTPNWSEKLCANGIHSTASKQSKLEHQCGRPLGLRFDRETGNLYVADAYYGILVVGPEGGIASPLATHVEGKPILFANDLDIHRNGSIFFTDTSKRYNRLHHFFILLEGEASGRLLRYDSTTNTTHVVLDGLAFPNGVQLSRDQTFLLFTETTNCRLMRYWLEGPRTGTVDIVADLPGFPDNVRLNDKGQFWVAIDCCRTPAEEFLSHHPWIRSIYFRLPLKLNFLARLMGMKMYTVISLFCEKGDSILEVLEDQKGEVMKLVSEVKEVNGKLWIGTVAHNHIATLLYP